A region of Anolis sagrei isolate rAnoSag1 chromosome 2, rAnoSag1.mat, whole genome shotgun sequence DNA encodes the following proteins:
- the LOC132765444 gene encoding trypsin-like, whose amino-acid sequence MNWKLVSYLLTTVLIKLILSLFIYYFPFPIFCQHSCHFKQQDATDYKIVGEYTCQKISVFYQASRNKIHHSCGGALITSQWVVSAAHCYGSQIQVRLEGKDGSEWYINATKIIRHPSYNSKPIDNDIMLIKLSTPATLNSRVQPVSLPTSCVTAGTQCLIYSGSLINGANYHDTLECLKAPVVSSTECKNTYSGSITSNMICLKFLGDGRSPGRGDSGYPVVCNGKLQGLLSWGTFHSNKDHLEVYTKVCNYIPWINSTIESN is encoded by the exons ATGAATTGGAAACTTGTGAGCTATCTTTTGACCACTGTGCTTATTAAGCTAATCTTGTCACTGTTTATTTACTACT TTCCCTTCCCCATCTTTTGTCAGCACTCATGCCACTTCAAGCAACAGGATGCTACTGATTATAAGATTGTGGGTGAATACACCTGCCAGAAAATTTCAGTCTTCTATCAAGCCTCAAGAAATAAGATACACCACTCGTGTGGGGGTGCCCTCATCACCAGCCAATGGGTTGTGTCAGCTGCTCACTGCTACGGATC ACAAATCCAAGTGAGACTTGAGGGAAAGGATGGCTCTGAGTGGTACATAAACGCAACCAAAATCATCCGTCACCCCAGCTACAACTCAAAACCCATTGACAACGACATCATGCTGATCAAGCTGTCCACACCAGCCACCCTCAACAGCCGAGTGCAACCTGTCTCCCTACCTACTAGCTGTGTCACAGCTGGAACACAGTGTCTCATCTATAGTGGGAGCCTCATCAATGGCG CTAACTATCACGACACACTGGAGTGCCTGAAGGCTCCTGTAGTGTCTTCTACTGAATGCAAGAACACTTATTCAGGAAGTATCACAAGCAATATGATATGTCTGAAATTTTTGGGAGATGGCAGAAGCCCTGGCAGG GGTGATAGTGGTTATCCTGTAGTCTGCAATGGGAAGCTCCAGGGCCTTCTCTCCTGGGGCACTTTTCACTCTAATAAGGATCATCTTGAAGTCTATACCAAGGTTTGCAACTACATCCCATGGATTAACAGCACCATAGAGTCCAACTGA
- the LOC132767572 gene encoding uncharacterized protein, whose translation MLLFLFLQLAQAGKWLMKCPIPPIVFHLLAVLLFSPGSALEQSLDTVIEKGKSVTLNCSQKQSQYTYMFWYKQERGKDMQLQLVIFSIEGSGGKDDVDKEFKNRFKTTGVKDYELPLSLENAQLEDTGTYFCAKREYTVRYVCRAVTVTQKEQYKIIQVGIKTSIDCNHDESTYLTILWYRQDSNSADRTLQLVGYSVHGNTPEMTMTTYNLTPENYSEVVQVRRSEKPARQLKVKMWIVWCLAAGILEIGSSNAAIKQPWSLVLPEGDSATLTCSQSYGHNSMYWYRQDGGKGLQLLYSFYSKQLQAQGTVPDRFTADQPQNERCNLNIASAQPGDSAVYFCASSLDTALQSNPFFLQKHFTDASGACGRTVTCALSHISPLNLPMCETGAVLEEE comes from the exons ATGCTCCTGTTTCTGTTTCTGCAGTTGGCCCAGGCAGGCAAATGGCTGATGAAATGCCCCATTCCTCCAATAGTCTTTCatttgctggctgttttattgtTCTCACCAG GTTCTGCACTTGAACAATCCCTAGACACGGTAATCGAGAAAGGGAAATCTGTGACTCTGAACTGTTCCCAAAAGCAATCCCAATATACTTACATGTTCTGGTATAagcaagaaagaggaaaagatatgCAGCTTCAATTGGTGATTTTTTCAATTGAAGGTTCTGGAGGAAAAGATGATGTAGATAAGGAATTTAAAAACCGCTTCAAGACCACTGGAGTGAAGGATTATGAATTGCCTTTGTCATTGGAGAATGCTCAGTTGGAAGATACTGGCACCTACTTCTGTGCCAAGAGAGAATACACAGTGAGAT ATGTTTGCCGTGCAGTGACTGTGACACAAAAAGAACAGTACAAAATCATCCAGGTGGGAATCAAGACAAGTATCGACTGCAATCACGATGAGAGCACCTACTTGACTATCCTTTGGTATCGACAGGACAGCAACAGTGCAGACAGGACACTGCAGCTAGTTGGCTACTCTGTCCATGGGAATACCCCAGAGATGACTATGACCACCTACA atctcactcctgaaaaCTACAGTGAAGTagtgcaggtgcgcag ATCTGAAAAGCCAGCCAGACAGCTCAAGGTAAAGATGTGGATTGTATGGTGTCTGGCTGCTGGCATTTTGGAAATAG GAAGCTCAAATGCCGCGATCAAACAACCATGGAGCCTGGTGCTACCTGAAGGCGACTCAGCCACCCTGACATGCAGTCAAAGCTATGGGCATAACAGCATGTACTGGTACCGGCAGGATGGAGGGAAGGGACTGCAGCTCCTCTATAGCTTCTATAGCAAACAACTGCAAGCACAGGGCACCGTTCCAGACCGGTTCACAGCTGATCAACCCCAGAATGAGCGCTGCAACCTGAACATTGCCTCCGCACAGCCAGGAGATTCAGCTGTGTATTTCTGTGCAAGCAGCTTAGACACAGCACTTCAAAGTAACCCTTTCTTCCTACAAAAACATTTTACTGATGCGTCTGGTGCTTGTGGAAGAACTGTTACATGTGCCCTATCTCATATTTCACCCTTAAACTTACCAATGTGTGAAACTGGTGCAGTACTGGAAGAAGAATAG
- the LOC132767570 gene encoding trypsin-like, with translation MKSILLVAFLGVALAFPIDDADDDKIVGGYTCQKNSVPYQVSLNSGYHFCGGALINNQWVVSAAHCYQSRIQVRLGEHSLSLNDGSEQYINSAKIIRHPNYNSRLLDNDIMLIKLSTPATLNSRVTSVSLPSSCVSTGAQCLISGWGNTLSSGTYYPDTLQCLKAPVLSSTQCRNAYPGQITNNMICIGFLEGGKDACQGDSGGPVVCNGQLQGVVSWGIGCAQRGYPGVYTRVCNYVSWIQNTVRSN, from the exons ATGAAGTCCATTTTGCTCGTAGCCTTCCTGGGAGTGGCTC TTGCCTTCCCCATCGATGATGCCGATGATGATAAGATTGTGGGAGGATACACCTGCCAGAAAAATTCAGTCCCTTATCAAGTCTCACTAAATTCTGGATACCACTTCTGTGGGGGTGCCCTCATCAACAACCAGTGGGTTGTGTCAGCTGCTCACTGCTACCAATC ACGAATCCAAGTGAGACTTGGGGAACACAGTTTGTCCTTAAATGATGGCTCTGAGCAGTACATAAATTCAGCAAAAATCATCCGTCATCCCAACTACAACTCACGACTCTTGGACAACGACATCATGCTGATCAAGCTGTCCACACCAGCCACACTCAACAGCCGAGTCACATCTGTCTCTCTACCCAGCAGCTGTGTCTCAACTGGGGCACAGTGTCTCATTTCTGGTTGGGGTAACACCCTCAGCAGTGGCA CTTACTATCCTGACACACTGCAGTGCCTGAAGGCTCCTGTATTGTCTTCAACGCAATGCAGAAATGCTTATCCAGGGCAAATAACAAACAATATGATATGTATCGGATTTTTGGAAGGTGGCAAAGATGCTTGCCAG GGTGACTCTGGTGGTCCTGTAGTCTGCAATGGGCAGCTCCAGGGTGTTGTCTCCTGGGGCATTGGGTGCGCTCAGAGGGGCTATCCTGGAGTCTATACCAGGGTCTGCAACTATGTCTCATGGATTCAAAACACTGTACGTTCCAACTGA